One bacterium genomic region harbors:
- a CDS encoding sialidase family protein has protein sequence MPYAEGQSVSPRVTKEILHPKSMDAADACSVIIDGEPGPRFFNYQVQLCVTPKGTWIACWTQGSYEADSDQRVVVARSEDNGQTWSKEIVIEGSGGTYHVPAWIVSFVVPGTGRIYMFYWYNINGVFLRDAGDIFYRCSDDDGFTWSPRYRVEIPRTAMDDPEGDIHGWNFGQPCLLATGQVMMTYTKINRSSLYPKGWRLDLNNEWQVEPGADSATKPKNEQGGDPNNWVTEVFFLELTNILTENNPARLNFRFLPEGHKGLWMPYPGTDRHFGQEGTLVDLSGERLLCVFRSRLGHPFFAISEDCGATWSKPDILRICPEGEPFNQPCAPCPMTKLPDGRFVFIFHNVKPEGLGWYPRDPLWITAGREAHGVTNNAGLHFAKPKVVIFNDGKPGGPFKDPEIGYPSFYRIGGRHYIAYANKTCQLRINEVPDELLDDFGLRVE, from the coding sequence ATGCCATATGCTGAAGGACAGTCTGTATCGCCCCGCGTGACCAAAGAGATTCTTCACCCAAAATCCATGGATGCTGCTGATGCCTGCAGTGTTATCATCGACGGCGAGCCGGGCCCAAGATTCTTCAATTACCAGGTACAGCTCTGCGTGACCCCCAAAGGTACCTGGATTGCCTGCTGGACACAGGGAAGCTATGAGGCTGATTCTGATCAGCGTGTCGTGGTAGCGCGAAGCGAAGACAATGGTCAAACCTGGAGCAAGGAAATTGTGATTGAGGGTTCCGGGGGCACCTATCATGTGCCGGCGTGGATTGTCAGTTTCGTAGTTCCAGGCACGGGGCGGATATACATGTTTTATTGGTACAATATCAATGGCGTTTTCCTGCGCGATGCAGGCGATATTTTCTATCGGTGTTCTGACGATGACGGTTTTACATGGTCACCGCGGTACCGTGTTGAGATACCCCGCACAGCCATGGATGATCCGGAAGGCGATATCCACGGCTGGAATTTCGGCCAGCCGTGCCTTTTGGCGACGGGGCAGGTGATGATGACATATACTAAGATCAATCGCTCAAGTCTTTATCCAAAAGGTTGGCGTCTGGATCTGAACAATGAATGGCAGGTGGAGCCGGGTGCGGATTCTGCTACCAAACCCAAGAATGAGCAGGGGGGAGATCCAAACAACTGGGTAACGGAGGTTTTTTTTCTTGAACTGACCAATATCCTCACTGAAAATAATCCGGCCAGATTAAATTTCCGGTTCTTGCCGGAAGGACATAAGGGACTCTGGATGCCCTACCCGGGTACTGATCGTCATTTTGGTCAGGAAGGAACACTTGTAGATCTTTCCGGCGAACGATTGCTTTGTGTCTTTCGGTCGAGACTGGGGCATCCTTTTTTTGCCATCAGCGAGGATTGTGGGGCAACCTGGAGTAAGCCCGATATTCTCCGAATTTGCCCTGAGGGAGAGCCGTTTAATCAACCCTGCGCCCCATGTCCTATGACTAAACTGCCGGATGGCCGATTTGTATTTATTTTTCACAATGTGAAACCCGAAGGCCTGGGCTGGTATCCGCGGGATCCTCTTTGGATTACAGCGGGACGGGAAGCGCACGGCGTTACCAACAATGCCGGTCTGCACTTTGCCAAACCTAAAGTAGTTATTTTTAACGATGGCAAACCTGGCGGACCTTTTAAGGATCCTGAGATTGGTTATCCGTCATTTTACAGGATAGGCGGCAGACATTATATCGCTTACGCTAACAAAACCTGCCAACTTCGAATTAATGAAGTGCCCGATGAATTATTGGATGACTTTGGTTTGCGGGTTGAATAG
- a CDS encoding uroporphyrinogen decarboxylase family protein — MTSRDRMKTVLSGNIPDKVPFSPTIYIDYACVLCGKNFEDALINPSLGAECMLGAALKYNTDVVRFVMGPDESWYSDKTVKKEDGILIQYDKKTGTKEGYYDFVGGGYYFPFEKQRFVQCINEVRDIKVISSKEYIERGYLKDIKRYIEKAHDNGLFVVGMCGGQTINFMVEKLGSVDTALMSFYDSPDLVYELINKAVEISIQKGKAFIEVGVDCIYIGDSFASSSVISPDIYKRFCAPAYKEVTQEFHNSGVFCYMHCCGNYNPLLEFLPSIGIDAMDGIDPTSGMSVKRTKDAIGKELTLMGGISCLTLLNGSSEEVYDEARKCIEEGKSGGRYVLGSACAVPRATPTKNIIAAQKAIFEYGWY, encoded by the coding sequence ATGACTTCCAGAGATAGAATGAAAACAGTTCTTTCAGGCAATATTCCTGATAAAGTTCCGTTTTCCCCAACAATTTATATTGACTATGCTTGTGTGTTATGTGGTAAAAATTTTGAAGATGCACTTATCAATCCATCTTTAGGCGCAGAATGTATGCTTGGTGCGGCTTTGAAGTATAATACGGATGTTGTACGTTTTGTTATGGGACCTGATGAGTCGTGGTATAGTGACAAGACTGTGAAAAAAGAAGATGGTATACTTATACAGTATGATAAGAAGACAGGGACAAAAGAAGGATACTATGATTTTGTGGGTGGAGGATATTATTTCCCTTTTGAAAAACAACGTTTTGTGCAGTGTATTAATGAAGTACGTGATATAAAAGTGATAAGTTCTAAGGAGTATATAGAACGTGGTTACCTGAAAGATATCAAACGATATATTGAAAAAGCACATGATAATGGATTGTTTGTAGTTGGCATGTGTGGTGGGCAGACAATAAACTTTATGGTTGAGAAATTGGGTAGTGTTGATACTGCGCTTATGAGTTTTTATGATTCGCCTGATCTTGTGTATGAACTTATTAACAAAGCAGTAGAAATTTCTATCCAGAAAGGTAAAGCATTTATTGAAGTGGGAGTGGATTGTATTTACATTGGTGATTCCTTTGCGTCTTCCAGTGTTATATCGCCTGATATATATAAACGTTTCTGTGCTCCGGCATATAAAGAAGTTACGCAAGAATTTCATAATTCAGGTGTTTTTTGTTATATGCATTGCTGTGGGAATTATAATCCCTTACTTGAATTTTTACCTTCAATCGGAATAGATGCTATGGATGGGATAGATCCTACAAGCGGTATGAGTGTAAAACGCACAAAAGATGCAATTGGTAAAGAACTTACATTAATGGGAGGAATAAGTTGTCTTACACTTCTAAATGGTTCTTCTGAAGAGGTGTATGATGAAGCAAGGAAGTGCATTGAAGAAGGTAAATCAGGTGGAAGATATGTCCTTGGAAGTGCATGTGCAGTACCAAGAGCAACCCCTACAAAAAATATAATTGCGGCACAAAAAGCGATATTTGAATATGGTTGGTATTAA
- a CDS encoding glycoside hydrolase family 2 TIM barrel-domain containing protein yields MKRIDLNGTWDFLVDLDPKYHKKNKNTYAYAQTDWNRRHWKKVEVPGVWNKYGPELDIYEGVCWFSRTFQVDKLLTKATSLLRFGAVNYLCEVFVNGECVGMHEGGYTEFTFDVSSFLQKGENTIALRVDNRAFIMKLPPVLGYFNYGGIHRDVSLEIYPDSFMENLFISAEPIRRGGRLTIRGFVEKKTKEILNIKVACEGVSGQVTVKADSSFEMILDTENVKTWTPENPVLYDTKIILLSGEEIVDTREVRIGFRSITAQSDEILFNDKPIQLNGICYVYDSPAYGLVMKKEQFLTDISLLKELGVNIIRSHFPFPNEFYEACDRAGIMVWVETPVYCINPGKEKINTVFSDPSWLLLAKQMIKEMIIQARNHPCVVIYSIGNECNVDCPEAEPFFSKLAATVRELDTTRLVSYAALYGMVGPIGDMVDVIGVNEYWGWYDRLKGGGTPKAGAQGLPDLKIVEKKLTELSKQFKKPLLLTEFGADSIPGFRSESLELWSEDYHAELLKLTIELARTLPRVCGTFPFCFSDYRDPSKFVGTHWDAVNYKGVVSYNRTKKISFKYLKALYR; encoded by the coding sequence GTGAAAAGAATTGACCTTAACGGAACGTGGGATTTTCTTGTCGACCTTGACCCAAAATATCATAAGAAAAACAAGAATACCTATGCTTATGCTCAAACGGATTGGAATCGGCGACACTGGAAGAAAGTAGAAGTTCCGGGAGTCTGGAATAAATATGGACCTGAACTTGATATCTATGAAGGAGTCTGCTGGTTCTCACGCACCTTTCAGGTGGACAAGTTGTTAACGAAAGCAACGTCATTATTACGTTTTGGGGCGGTAAATTACCTGTGTGAAGTTTTCGTTAACGGCGAATGCGTGGGTATGCATGAGGGAGGTTATACGGAATTTACCTTTGATGTATCAAGTTTTTTACAAAAAGGAGAAAATACCATTGCCCTAAGAGTAGATAATCGCGCCTTTATTATGAAATTACCACCTGTACTTGGTTATTTTAATTATGGCGGTATTCATCGGGACGTGAGTCTTGAAATATATCCTGATTCATTCATGGAAAATTTATTCATAAGCGCAGAACCTATCCGGCGAGGAGGCAGACTGACTATCAGGGGTTTTGTTGAAAAGAAAACAAAGGAGATTCTCAATATAAAAGTTGCCTGTGAAGGTGTTTCAGGTCAGGTTACTGTAAAGGCAGACAGCAGTTTTGAAATGATATTAGATACAGAGAATGTAAAAACGTGGACTCCCGAAAACCCCGTTCTTTATGATACCAAAATTATACTGCTTTCAGGTGAAGAGATAGTAGATACAAGGGAAGTGCGTATAGGTTTTCGTTCTATTACAGCACAAAGTGATGAAATTCTATTTAATGATAAGCCAATACAGTTGAATGGCATCTGTTATGTTTATGATAGTCCTGCTTATGGTCTCGTTATGAAGAAAGAACAATTTTTGACTGATATTTCACTTTTAAAAGAACTAGGCGTCAACATTATTCGCAGTCATTTTCCTTTTCCCAACGAATTTTATGAGGCTTGCGATAGAGCAGGTATTATGGTCTGGGTTGAAACTCCGGTCTATTGCATTAATCCGGGGAAAGAAAAAATCAATACCGTATTTTCTGATCCGTCATGGTTATTACTTGCCAAACAAATGATTAAGGAGATGATTATTCAGGCACGCAACCATCCATGCGTGGTTATTTATAGCATTGGTAATGAGTGCAACGTTGACTGCCCTGAAGCAGAGCCGTTTTTTAGCAAATTGGCAGCTACTGTGCGTGAACTTGATACAACACGTCTAGTTTCTTACGCTGCGCTTTACGGAATGGTCGGCCCTATAGGTGACATGGTGGATGTCATTGGTGTAAACGAGTACTGGGGCTGGTATGATCGACTAAAGGGTGGTGGCACGCCAAAAGCAGGCGCTCAAGGCCTGCCTGACCTAAAGATTGTCGAGAAAAAATTAACAGAGCTGTCAAAACAATTTAAAAAACCTTTATTACTAACGGAATTTGGTGCGGATTCAATTCCTGGATTTCGTTCAGAGAGTCTTGAATTGTGGTCGGAGGATTACCATGCTGAACTCCTTAAGCTTACAATTGAACTGGCAAGAACATTGCCTCGAGTGTGTGGGACATTTCCATTCTGCTTTAGCGATTACCGGGACCCATCCAAGTTTGTCGGAACTCATTGGGATGCTGTGAATTATAAAGGTGTGGTTAGTTATAATCGGACAAAAAAGATTTCGTTTAAGTATTTGAAAGCACTATATAGGTAG
- a CDS encoding glycoside hydrolase family 38 C-terminal domain-containing protein: MIKKLFVVHHTHTDIGYTDIQTKIMNDHVDFIDKVLDYCKETDNYPEESKFKWTCEVSWTVKNYLKKRPERINEFIQRVKEGRIEVTGLYLNVTELYTAEELIRSLYFAKKLEKNYGIKVVSAMNSDVPGLSWGLPQIFPGAGIKYLSMAPNSIRAKRISVPQPFYWISPDESRVLVWTNNDSYGAGYNLGLGSSYKTFSKKLPEYLRHLENKNYPYDAYCLRMAMDNVDPHIELSKIAREWNEKHVSPQIIVSTNKDFFEYMEKKYKNKFPSYKLAWPDWWADGSASAAYETGLSRKTKRRLKVAEALLALQSFYQSPYPKREIDNIWDNLMFFDEHTWGATSTYGLESPIAKGSWAIKSSFIYNAVVEAERLLKKAKILTNRKDSAGKKDVFNLELLLLQEHSDSLKEIVVFSPFFQSRKSLISFTMGREALKEKFHVKDGKEILPIQVEKIDREVPWKKEEAKVSFVATIPSFGYKTFEVISRGSAYQSDFSFGKDSIENNFYKVSLDHITGGIKSIYDKQLGRELVEQKSPYRVNQCIYEEAAFAGGKNPLEQRETIFNAIKFYGVTSAIKERDTKFRRFSPTISEIKRGKDGTVMGSLISEAKLRKCRKIIQEVILYHDLKRIDIVNTIFKEETLNPEAVYYAFPFNFKNPEIKFEIAGASMRPEIDQLPGSAKDYYSIQDWVSISDKDCSVVWTAKEAPLVQFGEINTGKWLSNVRIKNGTLFSWIMNNYWFTNFRASQGGKSVFHYSLTSCKGKINNSTASLFAQECNNSSISLAIDKNLKVALPKKYSFISLDKKNVSLLALKGAEDKKGLILRLIETDGRDTVIKITLPFLEIKKAYQTNLVEENQKEISAGKHLINMSIKSFGIATIRIQRFEKS; encoded by the coding sequence ATGATTAAGAAGTTATTTGTCGTTCATCATACTCATACAGACATTGGCTATACAGATATCCAGACTAAGATAATGAATGACCATGTTGATTTTATAGATAAGGTCTTGGATTATTGCAAAGAGACGGATAATTATCCAGAAGAATCAAAATTTAAATGGACATGTGAAGTTTCATGGACAGTTAAAAATTATTTAAAAAAAAGACCTGAAAGGATTAATGAGTTCATTCAAAGGGTAAAAGAAGGGAGAATAGAAGTAACCGGACTTTATCTGAATGTTACTGAATTATATACTGCCGAGGAACTTATTCGTTCTCTCTATTTTGCTAAGAAGTTAGAAAAAAATTATGGAATTAAAGTAGTTTCTGCAATGAACTCCGACGTGCCCGGCTTATCCTGGGGTCTTCCGCAAATTTTTCCCGGAGCAGGTATTAAATATCTTTCTATGGCTCCTAATAGTATCAGGGCTAAAAGGATTTCAGTTCCCCAGCCTTTTTATTGGATTTCTCCTGATGAAAGCAGGGTTCTTGTCTGGACCAATAATGATTCTTATGGAGCAGGATATAATCTTGGACTTGGAAGTAGTTATAAAACATTTTCTAAAAAGCTACCTGAATATCTCAGACATCTTGAAAATAAAAATTATCCCTACGATGCTTATTGCCTGCGAATGGCCATGGATAATGTTGATCCTCATATTGAACTCTCCAAAATTGCTAGAGAATGGAACGAGAAACATGTTTCTCCTCAAATTATTGTCTCCACAAACAAAGATTTCTTTGAGTATATGGAGAAGAAATACAAAAACAAATTTCCGTCTTATAAACTTGCCTGGCCGGACTGGTGGGCTGACGGGAGTGCATCCGCTGCTTATGAGACAGGGCTATCAAGGAAGACAAAAAGAAGGTTAAAGGTCGCAGAAGCGCTCCTTGCTCTGCAATCGTTCTATCAAAGCCCTTATCCTAAAAGAGAGATTGATAATATCTGGGATAATTTAATGTTTTTTGATGAGCATACATGGGGAGCAACATCAACATACGGACTCGAATCCCCTATAGCAAAAGGGAGCTGGGCGATAAAGTCTTCCTTTATTTATAATGCCGTCGTAGAGGCCGAAAGGCTTCTGAAGAAAGCAAAGATTCTGACTAATAGGAAAGATTCTGCAGGGAAAAAGGACGTTTTTAATTTAGAATTATTACTACTTCAGGAACACAGTGACTCACTTAAGGAGATAGTTGTATTTAGCCCGTTCTTTCAGAGCAGAAAATCTCTTATTTCTTTTACAATGGGCCGTGAAGCATTGAAAGAAAAGTTTCATGTTAAAGATGGAAAGGAGATTTTGCCGATTCAGGTAGAAAAGATAGATAGAGAGGTTCCATGGAAAAAAGAAGAAGCAAAAGTTTCTTTTGTAGCCACCATTCCATCTTTTGGCTATAAAACCTTTGAGGTGATTTCCCGGGGTTCAGCTTATCAGTCTGATTTCTCTTTTGGAAAAGATAGCATTGAGAATAATTTTTATAAAGTTTCTCTTGACCATATCACCGGCGGGATAAAAAGCATCTATGATAAGCAGCTTGGAAGAGAATTGGTGGAGCAAAAAAGTCCCTATAGAGTTAATCAGTGTATCTATGAAGAGGCAGCCTTCGCCGGAGGAAAAAATCCTTTGGAACAGAGAGAGACAATTTTCAATGCTATCAAGTTTTATGGTGTTACTTCTGCAATAAAAGAAAGAGACACAAAATTTCGCAGGTTTAGTCCAACAATTTCTGAAATAAAGAGAGGCAAGGATGGCACTGTGATGGGCAGCTTAATCTCAGAGGCCAAGTTAAGAAAATGCCGTAAAATCATCCAGGAGGTTATTCTTTATCATGACCTGAAGAGAATAGATATAGTGAACACCATCTTCAAGGAAGAAACCCTAAATCCAGAAGCTGTTTATTATGCTTTTCCCTTTAATTTTAAGAATCCAGAGATAAAATTTGAAATTGCCGGGGCATCAATGAGACCGGAAATTGACCAATTACCCGGTTCAGCCAAGGATTATTATTCTATTCAGGACTGGGTCTCTATTTCAGATAAAGATTGTAGTGTAGTCTGGACTGCAAAAGAGGCTCCTCTGGTTCAGTTTGGGGAAATAAATACAGGAAAATGGCTTAGTAATGTCCGAATAAAAAATGGCACTCTTTTCTCATGGATAATGAATAATTACTGGTTTACGAATTTTAGGGCAAGCCAGGGAGGAAAATCTGTTTTTCATTATTCCCTTACAAGTTGTAAAGGGAAGATTAATAACTCAACAGCTTCTCTCTTTGCCCAAGAGTGCAATAACTCCTCAATTAGTCTAGCAATTGATAAAAACCTAAAAGTAGCTTTGCCGAAAAAATACAGTTTTATTTCTTTGGATAAGAAAAATGTTTCTCTTTTAGCCTTAAAAGGGGCTGAGGACAAAAAAGGATTGATTCTTCGTCTAATAGAGACAGATGGTAGGGATACTGTTATAAAAATAACCTTACCGTTTCTTGAAATTAAAAAGGCCTATCAAACGAATCTAGTGGAGGAGAATCAAAAAGAAATTTCCGCAGGAAAGCATTTAATAAACATGTCTATTAAATCATTTGGTATTGCTACGATCAGGATTCAGCGCTTTGAAAAATCCTAA